The Panicum virgatum strain AP13 chromosome 5K, P.virgatum_v5, whole genome shotgun sequence genome has a window encoding:
- the LOC120706387 gene encoding cyanidin 3-O-glucoside 7-O-glucosyltransferase (acyl-glucose)-like isoform X3: MKETGLDAFRFSISWPRLIPNGRGEVNPKGLEYYNNLINELLDHGIEPHATLFQYDLPQVLEDEYNGWLNPQIIDDFTAYSDVCFREFGDRVTNWTTLNEPNAAALLGYDVGSAPPGRCSEPFGNCPNGNSVTEPYIVGHHSLLAHSSAVSLYRKKYQEKQHGVIGINIFIYDFVPLTNSKEDTAATERAMAFYTGWFLDPLYHGDYPDIMKKNAGSKLPKFSNNQSEQLINSVDFLGVNYYSIMYVKDDPQAASSNERDFLADISVKTTCYPMNQGVIFDDGPRVEFLSEHLTSLADSVRNGSNTKGYFVWSLMDLYELLGDSTYGLYYVDFADKELRRYPRRSAIWYADFLKGRRAAMPGRSSDSSLAVARRSSDSSVAVTRGLGSTGSKTGSFWSILDALVISNSV; this comes from the exons ATGAAGGAGACTGGATTGGATGCTTTTAGGTTTTCTATCTCTTGGCCAAGGCTTATTCCCA ATGGCAGAGGAGAAGTCAACCCAAAAGGATTAGAATACTATAATAATCTTATCAATGAACTTCTGGATCATG GAATCGAACCACACGCTACCCTTTTTCAATATGATCTTCCTCAAGTCCTTGAAGATGAATACAATGGATGGTTGAATCCTCAAATAAT TGATGATTTTACAGCATATTCAGATGTCTGCTTTAGGGAATTTGGCGATAGGGTTACGAATTGGACTACCCTAAATGAACCTAATGCTGCTGCATTGCTTGGCTATGACGTTGGATCTGCACCACCTGGGAGGTGTTCTGAGCCATTTGGCAATTGTCCCAATGGAAATTCTGTAACTGAACCTTACATTGTAGGTCATCATAGTTTGTTGGCTCATAGCTCAGCCGTATCATTATACAGGAAAAAGTATCAG GAAAAGCAACATGGAGTTATTGGcataaatatatttatatatgacTTCGTACCTTTAACCAACTCAAAAGAGGATACAGCTGCAACTGAAAGAGCAATGGCCTTCTACACTGGCTG GTTCTTGGATCCGCTTTACCATGGAGACTATCCAGATATAATGAAAAAGAATGCTGGTTCCAAGCTGCCAAAATTCTCTAACAATCAATCTGAACAGTTAATCAATTCTGTTGACTTTCTTGGTGTAAATTACTACTCAATAATGTACGTGAAGGATGATCCACAAGCTGCTTCTAGCAATGAACGAGATTTCCTGGCTGATATATCTGTTAAAACAACAT GTTATCCAATGAACCAGGGTGTGATATTTGACGATGGCCCTAGGGTGGAATTCTTGAGTGAGCACCTTACAAGCCTAGCGGATTCTGTCAG GAATGGTTCAAACACCAAGGGCTACTTCGTCTGGTCCCTCATGGATCTATACGAGCTTCTCGGTGACTCTACATATGGCCTCTACTACGTGGACTTCGCAGACAAGGAACTGAGGAGATATCCAAGGCGCTCTGCAATTTGGTACGCAGATTTCCTGAAGGGCAGGAGAGCCGCGATGCCTGGGAGATCTTCAGATTCCTCGCTGGCAGTGGCCAGGAGATCTTCAGATTCCTCGGTGGCAGTGACCAGGGGTTTAGGCAGCACTGGTAGCAAAACCGGTTCTTTCTGGAGCATCCTGGATGCTCTTGTGATTTCAAATTCTGTTTAG